The Anastrepha ludens isolate Willacy chromosome 2, idAnaLude1.1, whole genome shotgun sequence genome contains a region encoding:
- the LOC128863379 gene encoding uncharacterized protein LOC128863379, protein MSSNTEDFNADELQAPEWMNDDFFLKVLTSCEGKGTKIKVRSAKISPASMKGDHYASVIFRAQLDYELEGVHKSKSLIMKTMPENDGHKNEMLGKTDIFEKEIIMYTEVLPRFEKILRAVGDDTVLKAPCLYHALKPKKIIVFEDLVPKGYEVVRGRPLNVDEVKAAYAKLAKWHAISYKINLEEPHYFDKFERGLLSMSNIAEERFVTDGITNFVNMLRQTPSLHEYLPYFEALEPKLLEKCRASFVEFREAPQPNSQYVLCHGDFHSKNMMFKHNKETGALVDVLLLDFQIGYVGPIVHDLIYSLYCILDANLRLQFPAFLYSYFTNFIDTLKKIGFKGPLPTITQLHAQHRRHKCFEFFLLTTFLPMWFALEEKTEVEAMLTSEEFRRNMYKLKGYVEYLEEHLPRFLHLGYFDD, encoded by the exons ATGTCCTCCAATACAGAAGATTTCAATGCCGACGAATTGCAGGCACCAGAATGGATGAATGACGATTTCTTCTTAAAAGTGTTGACAAGCTGTGAAGGCAAAGGAACTAAAATAAAAGTGCGTAGTGCAAAAATTTCGCCAGCCTCCATGAAGGGTGATCACTATGCCAGTGTAATATTTCGCGCGCAACTGGACTATGAATTGGAGGGCGTGCACAAGTCCAAATCTTTGATTATGAAAACGATGCCCGAAAACGACGGACACAAGAACGAAATGTTAGGCAAGACGGATATTTTCGAAAAAGAGATCATCATGTACACGGAAGTGTTACCACGATTCGAAAAGATTTTGCGCGCCGTGGGCGATGATACAGTGCTCAAGGCACC CTGTTTATATCACGCTTTGAAGCCGAAGAAAATAATTGTCTTCGAAGACTTAGTGCCTAAGGGCTATGAAGTGGTGCGAGGCCGCCCACTCAACGTGGACGAAGTGAAGGCCGCGTATGCCAAGTTGGCCAAGTGGCATGCCATAAGCTACAAAATCAATTTGGAG GAACCGCACTATTTTGACAAGTTCGAGCGTGGCTTGCTCAGTATGTCCAACATAGCAGAGGAGCGTTTCGTAACAGATGGCATTACCAACTTCGTTAATATGCTGAGACAAACACCTTCGCTACATGAATATTTGCCATACTTTGAGGCCCTAGAGCCgaaacttttagaaaaatgtcgtGCATCGTTCGTTGAGTTTCGTGAAGCACCTCAACCGAATTCGCAGTATGTGCTTTGTCATGGTGActttcattccaaaaatatgaTGTTTAAGCATAACAAAGAAACTGGCGCATTGGTGGATGTTTTGCTCTTGGATTTTCAAATCGGCTATGTTGGTCCCATTGTGCACGATTTGATATATTCACTTTACTGCATTTTGGATGCAAATCTGCGTTTGCAATTTCCAGCTTTTCTGTACAGTTATTTCACCAATTTCAtcgatactttaaaaaaaattggtttcaagGGCCCACTGCCGACCATCACACAACTACATGCACAGCATAGACGTCACAAGTGCTTCG AGTTCTTCCTTTTAACCACTTTTTTGCCCATGTGGTTCGCATTGGAAGAAAAGACCGAGGTTGAAGCGATGTTGACGTCCGAAGAATTTCGTCGCAATATGTACAAGTTAAAGGGCTACGTGGAGTACTTGGAGGAACATTTGCCGCGTTTCTTGCACTTGGGTTACTTTGATGATTAA